CACTTTACCGCTACCGAGGAATAGGACAGATGTTCAGATGAAGTCCAAAAGTGCAGCCTGCCATGCTTTCCTCCAGGGAGGTAGGGAGAATGGGCTTGCGACTCTGATAGTCAAAGGAGATGTAGAATAAGCCGACCACTCCTCGGGGCGGAAAGCAGCCTTGAAGACTAGTCCCCACCTGGACGGCTTCCGCGGTACACACGAGTTGCCGTAAAGGGTGAAGGGAGTGGAAGGTGCCTCCGGCCGCGGATGAGTAAGTCACGGGGAAGAATGGCACAGCACGGGGAATAGTCAATGGCACTGTAACAGCGCTGTGTGGTGACAGGCGGTAGCTGCCCTGGTGGGGAGCCCAGCGTCACACGCACGGTGccacacacctgaaactaacgtgaCATCGTGTGCCAACTATACTTCCCGCTGAAAAAAAAGCAGGTGAAAAGGCTGCATAAGAAGGTTAAAAGGTCTGCCACAAAAGGTCGCAGGATCTGAGCTTTTGGAAATGTTTGTGCAATTCCAAAAGGCTGTCCCCTTTTCCTGGACTGTATCTTCATTAGGAAACCTCGTTGAAGGCAGGAGGCCAGATGGAATAAATGCCACTCTGCGCTAAGCCTCTGCGGTCCTACGATGTGACGGGGACTGTTCTGGGGGCTTGGCTGTGGTCCTGCTTAGGGTCGGGATGATAAATTAGGACCTGGGGTGTCTCACTCAGAACAAAAACTGCTTTATTTTACGGGGGAAAGAATCCAAATTACTGGGAAACGTTCTGTCTGCTAGGACATTCGTCTCCGTCCTTCCAAATGatttctgaggggcgcctgggtggctcagtcggttgagcggccgacttcggctcaggtcatgatctcacggtccgtgagttcaagccccgcgtcgggctctgtgctgacagctcggagcctggagcctgtttcggattccgtgtctccctctctctgaccctcccccgttcatgctctgtctctctctgtctcaaaaataaataaacattaaaaaaaaattaaaaaaaaaaatgatttctgccATCCCTAAGGTACAGTTTTGCAATCTGGCGTCTTCGGTTCCAGGGGCTCACCATTCTCAGTGATGGACAAAAGGCACATGAGGCGAAGGCTCTCTATAGGCGACACCTACACGGGAAGAAAGAGTCAAAGACAGTTCAAGTTTCAGGACATAcgttctctcccttcctcccgcTGGAGGCCAACCCCACCGCAAAACACCGTTCCCGGAACCCCAGCCACCTGCTCACCTGCCGGTCTATGTGTTCTTCAATGTAGCTGGTGCTCTCCCGGATGTTGAAGCCCTCCAGCAGCGCTGTGAGTAAAAAACAGGGGAGCCTGTtacggggccggggtgggggggaaggtagTGGGGGGGGTTGCCACCTGTGCTAACAGGTGTCTATCTCCCCATCTTTCTCCATCCTTGGGGTGGGTTAAGGACCCCCAGGACTTCTAGCAGGGAGCAGCACTCCCCACAGCCAGCATCGGCCGAAAGGAGCCAGAAGGCATCTCTGCCGGGTGGGACGGGGCTGGGAGCAAGGGAAGCCTTAGCAGGGGCAGGAGCCCAGCAGGACCGCCGCAGCTACCGTGCTCGGTCTTGATGAGCTCCTGGAAGTCCtgtttggtcttcttcttcatgATGGATTCACAGGCCCCGATATCTACAGATAGGACAAAAAGCGAGCTGACGTACTCCTGGTTCTAAAAGGATgtgcctttggggcgcctgggtggctcagtcggttaagcgtccgacgtcggctcaggtcatgatctcacggtccgtgagttcgagccccgcgtcgggctctgtgctgacagctcagagcctggagcctgcttcagattctgtgtctccctctctctctgaccctctcccattcatgctctgtctctctctgtctcaaaaataaataaacattaaaaaaaaaaatttaaaaaaaaaaaataaataaaaaaaaataaaaggatgtgcCTTTATGTCCAGAAGAATAAAAACTTCTTACTGGCCATGTTGGAGACAGTTATGTGATTACGTGAGAGAGTGCGTATAAATTAGTTAGAATGATACCTGGCGCTTCAACTATGTAATAAAATTATCTAACGTTGTAATCGTTACTGCCGTTAAACCTATAGAAGTatacaaaacaaacgaacaaacaaacaaaacttcttaAGGCAAAATGCAGAAGCCCCTCTTCCCATGTCAGACCAAGCAAGATCACTGTGTGCTGGGTGAACAGAGAGCTCCTCTCTTGGGAGAGATCTCTGAGGCATCCCTTCGCCCTCCCCTCATGAAACCTACGGACGCTCAGCAGGCGGTGCTCCTGTTTCAGTCCCTTGAGCTCCTGGGACACGAAATTCTTCATCTGCTTGATGTCCATGCCTCTCCGGCGCTGGCGGAAGATCCCCTAACGTCAGCCTCTCCCGGCCCTCAGACATGAGCAGCCACCCCTCTCTCCCGGATCCCCCCGATGCAAGAGAAAAGACAGGGGGCTGTCGTCATATCAGAAGGGAGCCGAAGGGCAGCAGCCTTGGGAGGCCACTGGGGAAACAGAACAGAGGACCCCCGGCCTAGAGCCTCACGTCATACTGAGCCTGTAAGTTCCGGGCCTTCTGGCTCAAAAAGCCAAAGACGTTGGAGAAGTGTTCATTACGAATCTCATTAAACACCTGCAAGGGGAACAAGACGGCAACGACTTACCAGAGAGACACCTAACCAGCGCCTCCTCCCTGAGCAGTGTGATGAGCGCACGAGAGCAGCGCCCAGCTGTTCTAGCAAAATCACAGAGAAAGCTGAGCTGATCTCCTAAGTGTGTGTCAAATACCAGCTCCGCGCTCGGGGTGTGCTCGCTCCCGGTGGGGAATCCCTCTCCCACAGGCTCAGCCTCCCCTCCCAGAGCCGGGGCCCACGCCCCGGGCAAGCCCACAGCCagcacccatcccctcaccttgTCCTCGGCATTGAGTAGCACCTTTAAGCTCCTGTCAGAGGATGTGACTTCTGGGCCAAAATCGACACTCCCTTTGAGAGCAGAGGGAGCAGCTATGAGGACCTCTGCTGAAGCCTTCTTTCTCCTACCCTTTCCTGAACTGCCATTAAAAGTCCctgaactaggggcgcctgggtggcacagtcggttaagcgtccgacttcagtcaggtcacgatctcgcggtccgtgggttcgagccccgcatcgggctctgggctgatggctcagagcctggagcctgtttccgattctgtgtctccctctctctctgatcctcccccattcatgctctgtctctctctgtcccaaaaaaaaataaaaaaacattggaaaaaaaaaaaatttttaaatggtctctttaaaaaaaaaaaaaaagtccctgaaCTATCTGGAAGCTAGCAGTCGGCTCTGAGTCTGGGGCTCTCCCACCAGCCCTGCCCCACGCAAGAGGCCCCGGCCGCCGAGCACCACCTCGATCTTGCCGGGACGCCGCTCACCACACTTGATGCGGAACGTGTCATCCACCAGGCCCTCGTAAACCACCTGGGAGCAAAGTGCCGTCACAAAGTCCACGTCTGAAATGAGATCCCCACCCATGAGGGTCCTCCCGGACCTATACGTCTACCCAGTTCACTCCGCGTCAGCTCCCGTGCCTCCAGAGGGCCCAAGCGCCACGCTCCCCATCAACGATGGCATTCACAGCCCCAACCTGAGGATCCCATCTGGGCCGCCACGTTCGCCATATCCCCACGTCTCCGAGGGTCCAAAGACAACGGGAGTGCTGAGTATAACGTACCTCTGTCCAGTAGGAAGATGTGTCCAATTTCTGGCCTTCGGCCCTTGGTTTCgccatcctcctcctcttccagtgTCCTCCACAATTCATACGACATCTGCCAGGGACCAGGAAATTCCCAGTCTTGTGTCCAGGTCCCTGTGACAGCCCGCACCTACTGAAGCCCTCTTTTCCACATGACACCTCTATTTGACCCCAGGAGGGAAACTAATTGTTAACAATACGAACTCCTGCACCCGCACCTGTTCCcaccccttgcccctccccatgcCCATAGAGGCGTGTCCTTGGCCCCAAGGAAGACATGTAGGAGTGTTACCCCTgaggccctggccctggccttTCCGTTAGCCACACAAGTCCTCCTCTCTGAGGACCTATTCCAGAACAAGAAAAGCAAGCTAAAGAATATACCTCTTATCACACATGCCCATGGGCAGTCCTTGGTGGGTAGAGAACGGGTGGAATGGGGGCTATCGGGACAAGATTGCTGCCAGTGCCCACCTTGGCACATCTGCCAATTCCATAGCAGTTAGGGAAGGGTCCGTACAGAGTGCTGAGGAGGTGTAAGGCCTGCGCCACGGTGTTGATCCAACGCTGATCTCCCTCCTGCAGGGGCCATATGGGCCACAAAGATATGGGCCAAGCCAGCAGACCCATCTGGAGAGGGGCTAGGGCAGGAAGGCAGGGTGTGGGGACTGCTTGAAAGCTTTCATTCTGATTGGCCCCAGAGCAAGGCCTGCGGACATCAACCAGTAGCATTTGATCTAGAAACCAGTATCTCGAGTTAGGGGAAGGTTCCATCAGTATTTCCGGCCCACTGTAGCCCACTGGACTCCATGTTTGTCCCCACCTGTCAATGCCAAGACCCAAGGACCCTGAACTTACCAGGAAGTAGTCCCTGAAAAATTCTGGGAGCTCCATGCTCAACAGATCCACATCAAGAGGTAGCAAAGAAAAGGCCCATTCGTCACAGCTCACATCTGTGGGTACAGACGGCGTGAGTCTCCCTGCCAAAGGCACGGGGCTCCGCGCTGAGAAGGTCGGTCCCCACAGTCATGCCGAAATATCAGAGCACCTGCCACATGCCCAGCATGACACGAAGCACGGGACACCCAAAGATAAGTTTAAGACAGAGTCTGTGCCCTGAAGGAGTTCACGGTCTGATAACAAAAGGAGACCCGTACACCACAGCCACACCACGTGgtaaggggtgtgtgtgcgtTAGGGTGCCGACAAAAGTGCTGAGGAAACATCATTCCCTAGTGGACAAACACTGACAGGAAGCCACACAGGCACAGGCACTGGGGCACTGGGGGTACTGTGGTGAACGGAATGGACACGCTCCCCATCTTCCGCGAGAGAACCTCATTCTAGTGGAAACGCACCAGACACATCTCATCACGGCTGTGCCCCACGGAGCTAGAAGAGGAATCCAGGAGCACAAACGTTCAGGGATCGAACCTCAACTATAGAGAGCATGGAAGAGTATAGGGGTGCCGGGGCAGAGGGAAGACAAGCGACATTTAAGCTTAGAATTTGAGTAAAATTtgggtatggaaaaaaaaaaaagctgagggtGGAAAATATTCTAGGCAACGGGAACAGCATGTGTGAAGTGCCCAaggcaggaggaaaggagggagcagCGCacggtgagggggaggggggagggagggagcaaccACAGGAGGCCAAGGAGGCCCCCGGGTCCCAGCACAGGCGGAGTTCAGCGTTCCAGCCAGGAGCACGGGGAGCACTGTGCCGGATGCAGAGGCAAACAGAATGGAGGGCGCGCTCTCCCTGTGGGAAGGAGTCTCGGAAGGTAGGAATGGCGGCACCTGGCATCCCCTTCAGCCCTCCCTTTAGGGCCCTCTCCGGCCCCCCCTCGTCAggagcctcccctcctcccaggcccaCAGGCAGACACAGGGAGCCAGCGATCATTCCCTTCTTCGTGCTCCCCGTTTCCACTCACAGTGGCCTTCTCTCACCTCCATAGACTCCCTCTTCCTCCAGCACCATCTCACACGCGTGAAACTGAAAGACAAGAGGGAGTGGCTGGTGACCGCCGCCTTCTCTGTGCTTCCGTCTCTGGAGCTCCACTGTCGCTGCTGAGGACAATACCTACTGAACCCAGCACCCACAAGGGAACGTGGACTCGGACGGCCAGGGAGGACCACTGGGACCGTCTAGCCCAGGGCTTTGTTTCCCTCTCATCccctttatttatgtattcagtcCAGTGCTCCTCTCTCCCCGAGAAACTGGAAAACTGCACAAAGGAGAAGGTATTTCAGCTGTCACCGAAGGGTGAGTCCCAAAGACAGACGTGCGAGGGAGGGCACGACCGCGCCTCGGAGGAAAGGGGTGGTGGCATGGAGAGGCTGGTCAGCGCATGTCCAGGGGACCCCTGGAGTCACTGAGAGGGGTCTGGGGATCCAGCCCGGGAGTCAACGGCACAGGGTGTTTAAAGTAAGTGGTGTGTGCGAGAGaagagaacagggaggggcacGAGAGCTACAGGGAGGATTCTAGGGAACACTGAAATTAAAAGGGCGCACCATGCGAGACCTGGAGAGAAGACAAGGGTGGCAtggaggggggagcaggggacGCAGCACCTCTAAAGGCAGGACGGTCAGAGTCTCAGGAAGAATGGGCAACAGTGTCAATGCTGGAGACATTAGGACGCGCGTGAACCAGGCATCACTGGATTTGACAACAGAGCCCTGGGAGGACTCAGCTTAAAGACCGAGGTGGGCGTGAGGGTGTGGGAGCAGCGGCGGCAAGACCTCTTCACAGAAGTGTGGACACAACAGGAGGCAGAGCCCCCGACAGGGAGAAGACACGAAGCAGGGAGGATCATCTAGAAGACACAgacacgggggcgcctggggggctcagtcggtgaagcgtccgacttcggctaaggtcgtgatctggcagtctgtgggttcgagccccacatcgggccctgtgctgacagctcggagcctggagccggcttcggattctgtgtctccctctctctctgcccctcccctgcttgcactttgtctctctctcaaaaataaataaacactaaaaaaaagtagagaaaaaaaaaaaagaaaaagtggcagACACGgttgaagacagaagagaaaggtcTACCTAACAAAGCAAGAGGGTAGAGAAGGAGCATGGATGTAGGGCTAAGAACACAGGTGAACCAGCTgatcagggaggggaagaggccagAGTCACTTCCTCCTTTGAGACCAGTGGGAAGAAGGCAAAATAATTAGAGGCAATGAGAACAGTGAAGCATATCATCTGATACTGACGATGATGGTACCAATGTACATTAAGCATTTTACACGTGCTAGGCATTGTCCTTAGCGTTTTATAAGGATTACCTCACAATCCTAGACTGACTCTACAAGATGTGGAAGATTAATGCTACGTGTTCCTTATTTTACTTTACACAGAAAAATCCTATTCATccctcacttctttttcttttttaaaaaaatgcttatttattttgagagagagcaggggagggacagagagagaagagagagtcccaagcaggctgcacaacgtcagtgcagagcccgacgtggggctcgaactcacttactgcaagaccatgacctgagccgaaaccaagaattggatgcctaaccgacagagccacccaggtgtccctttctttcttttcttttctttttttttttaaagtaggctctggggcacctgggtggctcagttggttaaatgactgacttcggctcaagtcatgatcttgaagcagttactgagtttgagccccgcgtggggccctgtgctgatagctcagagcttggagcctactttggattctgtgtctccttttctctctgcccctgccccattctcgccctctctctctctctctctcaaaaataaacattagaaaaaaatttttaagaaaaataaaaaataaaggaggctctacacccaatgtggggcttgaactcacaaccccgagatcaagagtcatgtgctctatgGACTgggacagccaggtgccccatccctcaCTCATTTCTGTCAGTAAAACTGAAACTGTAGGCCTACTTTTAGGGCTGAGAGTTCCAGAGCCCAGATCGACAACTGCCAATCTTCATAATTAAGAAGAGGAGTctcgggaagagagagagataacctCTTTGCTATGGCTACTGAGAAAGAGGTGGTTCAGTGACAGAAAATTCGGTCAAAGAATCTGATTAGTTAGGATGTGAGATGGAGAAGATTCACTGAAATACcgattttgttttcctgtgtaaGAGGGAGGCTTGTAGGATTATCTGAAACTATTACCAACTTGTTCTATCTCATTTAAACAAATCTGTCCTTGGAAGTACACTTTGAAAAAAGGGGTTCTGTAAGACTCCAAAAACTGGAATTTACTGCCACAGCTcctttaataacattaaaaagtaacCTGTAACTCCGAACAGTTATCATAGTCAATAATTTCTTGCCCTGGTAATGATGTTATACTTGAAATATCTGTATTTCTAAACAGAATAAACAGCTGTAAGACTCTTCgacaaattttcaaatgatcttCAATGGAAGATCATtgactctttcttcttcttcctttcacataagaaaacaatataagCCTGTGATTTCACAACAAAAGTTGAAAGCCACTTAAATCAAGCGAGGTAActacttgccatttgcaacgacacgGATGGATCTAAAAAGTGTAACGCTAAGAGAAGTAAGTcggtcaaagaaagacaaataccatatgatttcaatcatatgtggaatttttttatgtttatttatttatttttgagagagagagagagcatgcaggatggggcagacagagacagagaaagagaatcccaagcaggctccacactgtcagtgcagagcccgatgtggggctcaatctcacaaccaggggatcaagacctgagctgaaatcaagagtcggacgcttacccgactgagccacccaggtgcccctcacttctGGAATTTAACAAAcgaatgagcaaagggaaaacaaaagagagagagacatgaagcAAGAAACACTCCTCTAACTACAGACAATACGCTGACGGTCATCAGATGGGAGGTGCGTGGGGGGACGGGGGGAACAGGTGATGGGGAGTAAGGAGGGCGCTTgcgatgagcacagggtgatgtatggaactggTGACTCACTGCCTTACACACCTAAAACTaattacgctgtatgttaactataccgaaattaaaataacaaaaagtgaaaatgCTCAGCCCTGTTATAAAAAAGAGAGGTAAGTACTACTATCaactccatttcatagatgagaaaactgggacaCAGAGCACTGAGGAACCCcatccaagatcacacagttaatCAGAGCTAAGCAAGGATTCGCAGCCACTTTGGCTTTATTAGTCTTAGCTACCGCTTccattttctctagttttttggggaaaattgaaaaagaataaaccCCTGTCCTTTCAACCTTAATTTCCATCTGCTCTACATGCGACATGCACTATTTCGTTCAGCTTTATAGGCCTAGGGCAGGCAGTGCAAAGACCTGGTACATCATTCCTTCTCATCAGTAAGACGGAAGATATACCCATGATGCACCTTGCTGACGTGGCAGTGAGAGTGGAGTTGGATGGACTCAGGAAACGGAGGAGCCACGGCAGGTCCCCAAACACTACAAGTACTGAGCTAAAAAGGATGGAAGAGACCTAGCCTGGTCGTGCTAACTCCTGTGGGACCGTGGGCCTTGCTTCCCTCTGCTGCTCAAAGCTGGGGTGGAGTTCAATGGTCTCTAAGGTTCCTTTCTCGTGTAAGAAAAGGCTTTTCCAAAGTATATCGGTAGAGTTCTAGTAACCCGGAGGCAGCTGGCCACATGCCTTGGATGAGCATGacagggggtgtggggtgggggtgggggggtaatgacttattgtatttattattaaaggGATAGAAGAAGAAAGTCACTGAAACCATAATACAGTGCACCTTACAGTACAGAAATTTGTGTGAGAAGGGATACACAGCAGGTTCTACTTCACAAGAAGTCTACATAGAGGCCACCTCTCACAATTCCACAGTCCTTAACTGGGGCAGTTTGATGACAGACCCTCCGCTAAACGGTAAGGACCATGTCAATGACAAGACCAGGACGGGTATTTTGTTCAGTCACATAGTTTGCTTCGCAGGAGATACGGCTATTGGGCCCCGGCCCCTTCCCAGCCTTCCATCTTGATCTACCTTCTCCTATTCCCACCAGCACCCAGACTCACCTTCTGAGGGCTGAAGATCACTTTGTATTTCCGAGTTCGGCCAGCCAACTTGTCAGCATTGACGAGACCTACAGACACAAGGAACGCAATCCAGAAAGCCATGGGCCATTTGTTAGACTAGAAGCAAGGAAGCGGATATCTTCTACAAGTGGTATGGCCAACTcgaaacatcttttctttttaaagtgggttttttttttaagcttatttatttagacagagacagagagagacagagcaagtgggggaggggcaaagagagagagagggagagagaatcccaagctaggCCAAAGCccactgtcagcccaaagcccgacatggggctcgaacccatggaacacatgatcaccacctgagctaaacagacgcttaaccgaatgcgccacccaggagcccctcgaaccatcttttcttttaaaaggtccTCACGGCCCAAGCCCTTAATCTTGGCCACTCCTTCCCAGGTCTTAGTTACACGCAGCACCACGGCATACTCACTGGCAACGTATCGCATGTTCTTGATGCGCGGTCTGACCAAGAAGCACAACctgtgggagagaaagggaaaagaaccaGAAAGCCGCAGTGAAGGAAAGTCATGGAGGCGGTGATGGCAGCTTGGGAGAAACTGAAACGTGAACTCTCTCACCATCTGCTCGTCTTGCCGGGCCTACCGTTCTCAGCCGAGCCAAAGCTCGGCCAGGCTCCCCTGGCCTACAGAAGACTCCCTTCCGTACAACAGCTACACCGGcactcggggtgggggtggggggcgccagGGGCTCCTGCTCTCCCATAATTTACAATCTACTGGGCAAAATGAGATGCACGTATGTATGGAGTATATTAATAATCAAGtgttaaaaaacaacacaagaaagtATAGTGTTTTTCAAATTGGGGTATTTTCCTCTAAAGGAGGATAAATGTTACTTAcgatagaaaaacaaacaaaataaaaacataggccAGACAACAGGCTGTATGCGACCGAGTGCCAGGTGAACAGGACAAATACTAAACACCAGGGAAATGCGGAGGAGGAGAAAAGCCCCCAGGAGTGGAAGGGCGACTCAGAGCTTCATGGAGCAGGTGGCACCGGGCTCTGAAGGCTGGGTGGTTTTCGCAGGAGCATTGAGGGCAGGAGAGAACTGCACGCAGTGAATGGAGTGGCCCGGGGCAGGGGGCAAAGGCATAGCTgggtggcgtgtgtgtgtgtgtgtgtgtgtgtgtgtgtgtgtgtgtgtgtgtcaagtaGAGGCTTGAGGGGACAAGTGACAGACGAGGCTGGAAAGGCAGCATGAGCCGCGCTGCAGACAGCCTTGGAATCTGTGATGGTCAATCTGGACTTCACTCAGTAAATAAGGGGAGCCTTGGAGGTTCCTGTGAGGAGCGTAGTGGAAATATTTTTGGACGATTAATCAGTCTGGTTTAGCGACGGCAGACTGGATTAGAGAGAGACGAGAACAAGGGAGGGCGAAAGTGCCGAAAGGGAGACCAGTTACGAGGCCACGGCATGACCTAGGTGTGAGTTGGTAGAAGTGAAGGGAGATGAACCAGAGCGCAAACATGGCACCAGGCTCCAGCCAAGGCCGGACCGGGGGCAGACGTGCGGGGCCCTCCTCCAGCCTGGGGCCTGGACGGACTCTCCCAGACACTCACTGTTCACTGGAGCTGACGGCTGGCTTGTTCTCCACCTTGTACAGCTTGTCTACTTCATGTTGCTACAGAGAGAAGCCAACAAGGCCAAGGATGTAAGTGCTTGAAACCCAAAGCATGACACAAAGGGTGCACTGCAGTAAGGGCTCCTGTTCGTGGTACTTTCTAGGAATCAAACTGCCTCCCTGACAACCATCCCACCGAACTTTCCTCACGCtggcaacagaaaaaaataacaaaaaaccaaGACCAAACAATTCAAAAACAATCCAAACAATAGCATCGATCCCCCTTCATCCACCCGATTCAGCTACTCTGCATTTACTAGTAGGGTAGTCACTCTTTGGTAATTCGTACTGCTCATCAAAAGCAAAACTGCTTAATGAGGAAAGAGGGGCCAGAGTCcactgggaagaggggcaggtaCCTTCAAGATGGAGACATTGGCGATACGATCCAAAGGGCTCATGAGATCTGCCTCAATGAACAAGTCTTTTTTCCCTGGGAGCTGAAGGACACAGTATCTTGGGTCACTCACAGGTCCCACACGCTCCCTCAGCTGAGAGCCTGTCCAGCCATCCACTTAATAAAAGCACAGACCGAGTTGGGAGTGTGGGGGGCATCATATCATCTACTCCAGCACCTTATTCATTGTCTATATCCACACTggacatttctttatatattcaccCCGTCTGTCTTCTCATTTCCTGTACCAGTGGAAAATTATTTCACCTTCTTTCCAAGGTTAAGGCCTGTCACtcaacacacatatatataaatctatacatttattaagcacatGCCATTGCTTGATTCTTCACCACGGACTCATTGGAGACCGTGTTGAACAAAACAGATGTCCTCAAGGACCTTCTAATCTAGTGGGGAACAtggacattaaacaaataaataagcatataacCCATTACCACTATAGCAACAACATTATTTTCCAAGTAAGACAAGATAAAAATCTCAAGCTCAgctttgcttctctctccaccTTCACGAACAATCAGTAGATCTTTGAGTCTTCTTCCGCCCCGACTGGAAATCCATCACTTCCCTTCATTCCCACTGTCACTAATTTTGCCTCATCAATGGTCTCCCAGCTAGCGTTTCTCTTGTTGCCCATGTTACTCCACTCCACACATGGCTATGAGCCATCTTCAAGCATTGCTTCACGCAGTTAAGGGGGGAAAGAAAATCTTCAGTGGGTCCTAAAGCCTACTGCATAATTTCTGATTGCTCTCTTCCCTGTAAATGCCTTGTCCTTCCCTGATTCCTCAACTTCGCTCCTACCAACCAGTCTATCTGCCTGGAACACGGTCCTCCATTTCCAAGGAGAATATGCTTATTCCTCACAATGCTAGAATCCTTGAAACTCCTGACCACTCCAACTAGAAATGGCtgcttgttctgtttttttttttttgtttgttttttttaaattttttttaacattcatttatttttgagacagagagagacagagcatgaacgggggaggggcagagagagagggagacacagaatcggaagcaggctccaggctctgagccatcagtatgGCTGCTTGTTCTGAATGCTTCTGACACTCTAGCTGTCACCCGTTTACCACGTGATATCACCTATGTGGTTAATTTGCGCTTCACAGGGCTCCTACTAGAGTAAATCCCTAACGACAAAGACGTCTTAACCATCTCTCCATCCCCGGTGATGCGGGGCACGACTGGTCTCCCTTGCCTCTACGAAAAACGAGTGACTTTCATGAACTGTCCGTCAGGTCCCAAGCAGCTCTTACTGCCCTCTGGTTTTCCTCCCTAAATGCATCATTTTTGGACCTGCTATAGAAACTCCAAGGACAATACCAAGGGCCTGGACCCAGACCAAGGGGACTCCGCAAGAAAGAACAACGCGCCCAGCGAGCGCTAAACTGTTGATGCGGAAAAGGCCCCAGGCGTGGCGGGCACTGACCTGCTCCAGCAGATAGATGAGCTGGTCTCG
This region of Lynx canadensis isolate LIC74 chromosome B3, mLynCan4.pri.v2, whole genome shotgun sequence genomic DNA includes:
- the VPS33B gene encoding vacuolar protein sorting-associated protein 33B isoform X1; amino-acid sequence: MAFPHRLDAPELPDFSMLKRLARDQLIYLLEQLPGKKDLFIEADLMSPLDRIANVSILKQHEVDKLYKVENKPAVSSSEQLCFLVRPRIKNMRYVASLVNADKLAGRTRKYKVIFSPQKFHACEMVLEEEGVYGDVSCDEWAFSLLPLDVDLLSMELPEFFRDYFLEGDQRWINTVAQALHLLSTLYGPFPNCYGIGRCAKMSYELWRTLEEEEDGETKGRRPEIGHIFLLDRDVDFVTALCSQVVYEGLVDDTFRIKCGSVDFGPEVTSSDRSLKVLLNAEDKVFNEIRNEHFSNVFGFLSQKARNLQAQYDRRRGMDIKQMKNFVSQELKGLKQEHRLLSVHIGACESIMKKKTKQDFQELIKTEHALLEGFNIRESTSYIEEHIDRQVSPIESLRLMCLLSITENGLIPKDYRSLKTQYLQSYGPEHLLTFSNLRRAGLLTEQAPGDTLTAMESKVSKLVTDKAAGKITDAFSSLAKRSNFRAISKKLNLIPRVDGEYDLKVPRDMAYVFSGAYVPLSCRVIEQVLERRSWQGLDEVLRLLNCSELAFTDMTKEDKASSESLRLILVVFLGGCTFSEISALRFLGREKGYRFIFLTTAVTNSARLMEAMSEVKA
- the VPS33B gene encoding vacuolar protein sorting-associated protein 33B isoform X3, with translation MSPLDRIANVSILKQHEVDKLYKVENKPAVSSSEQLCFLVRPRIKNMRYVASLVNADKLAGRTRKYKVIFSPQKFHACEMVLEEEGVYGDVSCDEWAFSLLPLDVDLLSMELPEFFRDYFLEGDQRWINTVAQALHLLSTLYGPFPNCYGIGRCAKMSYELWRTLEEEEDGETKGRRPEIGHIFLLDRDVDFVTALCSQVVYEGLVDDTFRIKCGSVDFGPEVTSSDRSLKVLLNAEDKVFNEIRNEHFSNVFGFLSQKARNLQAQYDRRRGMDIKQMKNFVSQELKGLKQEHRLLSVHIGACESIMKKKTKQDFQELIKTEHALLEGFNIRESTSYIEEHIDRQVSPIESLRLMCLLSITENGLIPKDYRSLKTQYLQSYGPEHLLTFSNLRRAGLLTEQAPGDTLTAMESKVSKLVTDKAAGKITDAFSSLAKRSNFRAISKKLNLIPRVDGEYDLKVPRDMAYVFSGAYVPLSCRVIEQVLERRSWQGLDEVLRLLNCSELAFTDMTKEDKASSESLRLILVVFLGGCTFSEISALRFLGREKGYRFIFLTTAVTNSARLMEAMSEVKA
- the VPS33B gene encoding vacuolar protein sorting-associated protein 33B isoform X2 → MAFPHRLDAPELPDFSMLKRLARDQLIYLLEQQHEVDKLYKVENKPAVSSSEQLCFLVRPRIKNMRYVASLVNADKLAGRTRKYKVIFSPQKFHACEMVLEEEGVYGDVSCDEWAFSLLPLDVDLLSMELPEFFRDYFLEGDQRWINTVAQALHLLSTLYGPFPNCYGIGRCAKMSYELWRTLEEEEDGETKGRRPEIGHIFLLDRDVDFVTALCSQVVYEGLVDDTFRIKCGSVDFGPEVTSSDRSLKVLLNAEDKVFNEIRNEHFSNVFGFLSQKARNLQAQYDRRRGMDIKQMKNFVSQELKGLKQEHRLLSVHIGACESIMKKKTKQDFQELIKTEHALLEGFNIRESTSYIEEHIDRQVSPIESLRLMCLLSITENGLIPKDYRSLKTQYLQSYGPEHLLTFSNLRRAGLLTEQAPGDTLTAMESKVSKLVTDKAAGKITDAFSSLAKRSNFRAISKKLNLIPRVDGEYDLKVPRDMAYVFSGAYVPLSCRVIEQVLERRSWQGLDEVLRLLNCSELAFTDMTKEDKASSESLRLILVVFLGGCTFSEISALRFLGREKGYRFIFLTTAVTNSARLMEAMSEVKA